From the genome of Paenibacillus antri:
TCCGCAGATCCCACTTCTTCGATCTGACGTCTGCGGACCGAGGGCGTATGCCCGATGCGTGAATGCGGTGTTAGGCGAAGTAGACTGTGGGCTCAATTGCTAAGAGCCTCCTTCATCATTATGTCTGGGAAGTTTTTAAGCTTTACGATTGGTGAGTGGTTTAAATCTTTATTTAATTTCTTTATGTTCATTTCCTTAAGGGGGAGGTAATGTTCAACCATAAATTCTGTCATCCGAACCATATCTATCATTGAACCTAGTACACTTCGATCATAGGTCTTGGTAAATCTAATCTGGTCAATGTTTGCTACATACTTGTTAATCTGCTCTTGTTTTATTTTTTCAAATTGGAGGTTTTCAACCAATGAACTTATGAAAATATCTTTTACTTTGTGAAAATGATCTTTCTTAACACCAAAAAGAATAAAACAATATCTTGTCTTATTATTCATAAAAATGATGTTGTTTCTCCTTGCAAGTCTGAATACATTGGCATGCCAATTGAAAAATTCATCATTCTGACTTGTGTTTTGTTCTTCAGGAAAATTTGATAGTTCAAATAATTTCTTAGTACATGATATTGTAATCATTTTTTTGCTTATTCCTTTCCCAGTCTATTTCGCCTAACGTTCCTCGCATTCACGAACTCCCGTAGGGAGTTGTCGCAGCAACCACTTCTTCGAACTCTCGTCTGCGACCGAGGGCGCCAGCCCGATGCGTGAATGCGGTGTTAAGCGAAGTAACCGGCTTCTTTGAGTCAACCCTCAAACTGCTTTTACCTGTTCTTTTATCTTTTTGGCGAAGCTTGCTGTGATTTGTTTTACAAAGTGGAATTCAAAACGTAATAGAATTGGAGTTGTCAAAAAAAGTGCAGTTTGAAAACACCCTCATAAGGAAATTCCGTTACTAAGCTGCTTTAGAAAGCATCCTTTCGCGATAAACAGTT
Proteins encoded in this window:
- a CDS encoding DUF6933 domain-containing protein, whose translation is MITISCTKKLFELSNFPEEQNTSQNDEFFNWHANVFRLARRNNIIFMNNKTRYCFILFGVKKDHFHKVKDIFISSLVENLQFEKIKQEQINKYVANIDQIRFTKTYDRSVLGSMIDMVRMTEFMVEHYLPLKEMNIKKLNKDLNHSPIVKLKNFPDIMMKEALSN